The Populus alba chromosome 6, ASM523922v2, whole genome shotgun sequence genome contains a region encoding:
- the LOC118057933 gene encoding fasciclin-like arabinogalactan protein 4 yields MAQINPAISQITPTRTLTYFLLLLLTTTTPILAITNLTALLSSFPDFSSFTSLLASTPSITSDLSNRSALTLLVIPNSYLSSSLDLTRRLSPSSLTDLLRYHILLQYLSSSDLHQLPPAGALITTLFQTTGRASSNFGSVNITRNPVTNAITISSPSPFSSSNATVLSLIKTLPYNVSIISVNSLLVPYGFDLMASETRPTLGLNITKALLDGRSFFVAASLLSASGVVQEFEADEGGAGITLFVPTDSAFSDLSETDVSLQSLPADKKADVLKFHVLHSYYPLGSLESIVNPVQPTLATEDMGAGSFTLNISRVNGSVAIDSGIVLASVTQTVFDQNPVAIFGVSKVLLPKEIFGRNPVLTSKPGNSDMGNALPPAVALSPESSPKMLSSAPGVREEIKSGVGGLQRFSTLPLLCALVVWYCI; encoded by the coding sequence ATGGCACAAATCAATCCAGCCATTTCCCAAATTACCCCAACAAGGACACTTACCtatttcctcctcctcctcctcaccaccaccaccccaaTTTTAGCCATAACCAACCTAACAGCCCTCCTCTCCTCCTTCCCTGACTTCTCCTCCTTCACTTCTCTCCTCGCTTCCACACCCTCTATAACCTCAGACCTCTCCAACCGCTCTGCTCTTACTCTCTTAGTCATCCCAAATTCTTACCTTTCCTCCTCTTTAGACCTCACGCGCCGCCTCTCTCCTTCTTCCCTCACCGACCTCCTTCGTTACCACATCCTCCTCCAATACCTCTCTTCCTCCGACCTCCACCAACTCCCCCCAGCTGGGGCCCTCATCACCACCCTCTTCCAAACAACCGGCCGTGCCTCCTCTAACTTTGGCTCTGTTAACATAACTCGAAACCCAGTAACAAACGCAATCACTATTTCCTCTCCATCCCCTTTTTCCTCCTCAAACGCCACGGTTTTGTCCCTGATAAAGACTCTTCCTTACAATGTTTCAATAATTTCAGTGAATTCTCTATTAGTCCCATATGGGTTTGATTTGATGGCATCAGAAACAAGGCCCACATTGGGTTTGAATATTACTAAAGCACTACTTGATGGCCGCAGTTTTTTTGTCGCAGCATCTTTATTATCTGCTTCTGGTGTTGTACAGGAATTCGAAGCCGATGAAGGAGGAGCTGGAATAACTCTTTTTGTGCCTACTGATTCTGCATTTTCAGATCTGTCGGAAACTGATGTTAGTTTACAGTCATTGCCAGCTGATAAGAAAGCTGATGTCTTAAAATTCCATGTCTTACATTCTTATTACCCTCTGGGTTCATTGGAGTCTATTGTTAATCCTGTACAGCCTACATTGGCTACTGAAGATATGGGTGCTGGCAGTTTTACTTTAAATATTTCGAGGGTTAATGGGTCGGTTGCTATTGATTCAGGGATTGTTCTGGCTTCTGTTACGCAGACGGTTTTTGATCAGAACCCTGTTGCCATTTTTGGGGTTTCAAAAGTGCTTTTGCCTAAAGAGATTTTTGGGAGGAATCCAGTGTTGACTAGTAAGCCAGGGAATTCTGATATGGGAAATGCACTGCCGCCTGCTGTTGCTTTGTCGCCAGAGAGTTCGCCGAAAATGTTGTCCTCTGCACCGGGTGTTAGAGAAGAGATTAAGTCTGGAGTTGGAGGGTTACAGCGGTTCAGTACTCTGCCTTTGCTTTGTGCTCTTGTTGTATGGTATTGTATTTAG